One Pieris napi chromosome 13, ilPieNapi1.2, whole genome shotgun sequence genomic window carries:
- the LOC125055115 gene encoding WASH complex subunit 2 isoform X2 encodes MEPWWGQEIVRFVTKYTSLVTNCTETNTKLDELINKLDIASIDLQNVNNKFMALSNTQFIERRVYDDDVDIAPLVEPPKEPPKIIDPNEELEKLKKSLQIFESMHEVVQILDSDSSDDEEEERLVLKPKNVYADRPLPYIIGSDLWRTKWHAGLVVEDSDTDSAASKHEPQEEYSDSEPEVTDTQTDKHIEKDTWISSSPSAEASVSTSLTKPAKPADIAAELARRLGGDMIPPPPPMEAMPEPTTTKVYRPEQPTTATIFSNEPPPLDQVESDSEDDIFAELHRNRYTHNDRTQPVANVVDELFGNVESKQSNTKNTKALFDDDSESELFGDKPKIKEKSPEIAEESVKKPVGGISLFGSNKHSISIGAAILKRQQPKSSDEEIDNSESPKKSNVAILKPSENLTTNIPVVTKDTQEKVSSQNNNKDIIEHLFTKPKSKNTNNKTKQETKEKIPEKKVDLFTDDLFDDIDDIFTSKITKTPDTRVKEKLFDSDDDLFNEKIISKPKESQAKRSLVFSDSDDDLFKETDTKNIIKNSTAVDKEEMNKNGSNAIVQTPKLILEKEINKPKSNKNENNDLFNKNDLTKEVVNKKDTNKEFSSKLENNVRNEGASLISSDIPGESMLDSNKDTKNNEEEAKTSSKDKNNKFESILDAESDDDLFKNNTVSNRIKVSGLKTNIFDDDSEDELFGNVLPISNKQVPQTKNNLNINETIENRTNIIDSLEKVDSQASISNATSYTLVTDEVVKSTTESTNVSLLNDESDEELFGDKSKNPTIEDTNHSMLEDKALSEFTNGMKNEMSQHTTFQDRMLEPKERGSTTSEDKKSLQISYTDDTVNTDFRSPLVFNDDEMDELLTSNTKTSKNIIENTSDNKKQQDMYLNPSENLMESIINTNETNELLKSESEGVCKEILQPSLPVSSQSDGDILRNEYNKLGFHEEILKESKIVYDVEEDENTFTEPLDREIDKETSPFSDIFNDVPPEFEKPKEPKRSKNVNALFDDDSDDETMFFKKSSDVNDELPSPDYTQERFSLFHDEPPSIEVDLTAKSSSTHNVEEIIKNSRTDLNIETNLESSQNFKEIETTNVDCNIKNIVQNDFGTNADEFPQSLESSIRSTNAMIADKIIKLQTDVNKTIEGEIKEKSIGKLKPVHFNINVNTLLPGVAHKKPKLVEELDGSASSKAENSEFEKKSINFKEKDSAILDNKLSKERARIPVKRRPSTRRARKEAARKSGIDFGDSIDSTDNSSSIDEPNKDNKTEDTNKNVTEVESIKKYNSDANTESSKSTTKVVYILNDEDIFSDDNKNVEPNSNSQDLKSQTNYNNFGTPSTIEKDKNQNGIDKKSLFDLSDSETELFGAKKSYVTPKTKLFDSDTDDDDDLFGSKKETTVKEQKQNLLFSDESDGELFSTSKQGKKVSKKPSEPVFEDPLSMLNQGDS; translated from the exons GAACCTCCTAAAATAATAGATCCAAATGAAGAATTAGAGAAATTAAAGAAGTCTTTACAGATTTTTGAATCAATGCACGAAGTAGTACAAATTTTAGACTCCGATTCTTCTGATGATGAAGAGGAAGAAAG ACTTGTTTTAAAACCGAAGAATGTATACGCAGATCGACCCCTACCATACATTATTGGATCTGATCTTTGGAGAACCAAATGGCATGCTG gtTTAGTGGTTGAAGACAGTGACACGGATAGTGCGGCTTCAAAACACGAGCCACAAGAGGAATACTCCGATTCAGAACCAGAGGTTACGGATACACAGACAGACAAACATATTGAAAAAGATACAtgg ATATCAAGCTCGCCCAGTGCAGAGGCTAGTGTCAGTACAAGTTTGACTAAACCAGCCAAGCCAGCAGATATAGCAGCTGAGTTAGCCAGAAGATTAGGCGGTGACATG ATACCACCACCTCCACCTATGGAAGCAATGCCGGAACCAACTACGACGAAAGTGTACCGGCCTGAACAACCTACTACAG caACAATTTTCTCCAATGAACCGCCTCCATTAGATCAAGTTGAGTCTGATAGTGAAGACGATATATTCGCAGAGTTACACCGAAATCGCTACACACATAATGATAGGACTCAGCCGGTTGCTAACGTTGTTGATGAATTGTTTGGCAACGTAGAATCGAAG CAATCAAAcactaaaaatacaaaagcaCTGTTCGATGACGACTCAGAATCTGAATTGTTTGGAGATAAAcctaaaattaaagaaaaatcacCTGAGATTGCAGAAGAAAGTGTCAag AAACCAGTTGGTGGTATTTCTCTATTTGGTTCGAATAAGCACTCAATCAGCATAGGAGCTGCTATATTAAAACGCCAACAACCAAAGTCATCTGATGAAGAAATTGATAATTCAGAAAGTCCAAAAAAATCAAACGTTGCGATACTTAAACCATCAGAAAATTTGACAACTAATATCCCTGTAGTAACTAAAGATACCCAAGAAAAAGTTAGCagtcaaaataataacaaagatATTATAGAACATCTGTTTACTAAACCTAAATCCAAAAATACtaacaataaaactaaacaggaaACAAAGGAAAAAATACCTGAGAAGAAAGTTGATCTATTTACTGATGATCTGTTTGACGATATAGATGATATATTTACAAGTAAAATCACAAAAACCCCAGATACAAGAGTAAAAGAGAAACTATTTGATAGTGACGATGATCTCTTCAATGAAAAGATTATATCAAAGCCAAAAGAATCACAGGCTAAGAGAAGCTTAGTATTTTCTGATTCAGatgatgatttatttaaagaaactgatactaaaaacattataaaaaatagtaccGCGGTCGATAAAGaggaaatgaataaaaatggatCGAACGCAATTGTTCAAACACCAAAGCTAATCTTAGAAAAAGAGATCAATAAAcccaaaagtaataaaaatgaaaacaatGATTTATTCAACAAAAATGATCTAACGAAAGaagttgttaataaaaaagacaCGAACAAGGAATTTAGTtctaaattagaaaataatgttAGAAACGAAGGCGCTTCACTTATTTCAAGCGATATTCCAGGCGAAAGTATGTTAGATAGTAATAaagatactaaaaataatgaagAAGAAGCAAAAACATCatcaaaagataaaaataataaatttgaaagtaTTTTAGATGCTGAAAGTGACGATgatctatttaaaaacaatactgtATCAAATAGAATTAAAGTTTCAGGTTTGAAAACGAATATTTTTGATGATGATAGTGAGGATGAATTATTTGGTAATGTGTTACCAATATCAAATAAACAAGTGCCACAGACCAAAAACAATCTTAACATAAATGAAACTATTGAAAATAgaacaaatattattgataGTTTAGAAAAAGTAGATAGCCAAGCTTCAATATCCAATGCGACTTCATATACACTTGTTACTGATGAAGTTGTTAAATCAACTACAGAATCAACGAAtgtaagtttattaaatgatgaAAGTGATGAAGAATTGTTTGGTGATAAAAGCAAAAATCCTACTATTGAAGATACAAATCACTCTATGCTTGAAGATAAAGCCCTGTCTGAATTTACCAATggaatgaaaaatgaaatgAGCCAACATACGACATTTCAAGATCGTATGTTGGAACCTAAGGAAAGAGGTTCAACTACAAGTGAGGACAAAAAAAGCTTGCAGATTAGTTATACGGATGATACGGTCAATACAGACTTTCGAAGTCCATTAGTATTTAATGATGATGAAATGGACGAGTTATTAACAAGTAACACAAAAACATCCAAGAACATTATTGAAAATACAtctgataataaaaaacaacaagATATGTATCTCAATCCGTCAGAAAATTTAATGGAatctattataaatactaatgAAACAAATGAGCTTTTAAAATCGGAATCTGAAGGTGTGTGTAAAGAGATTCTTCAACCGTCGCTTCCTGTTTCATCTCAAAGTGATGGTGATATTCTAAGAaacgaatataataaattaggaTTTCATGAAGAGATCTTAAAGGAATCTAAAATAGTCTATGATGTTGAAGAAGATGAAAACACTTTTACTGAGCCCCTAGATAGAGAAATTGATAAAGAAACAAGTCCATTTTCTGACATATTCAATGACGTACCACCAGAATTTGAAAAACCCAAAGAACCGAAAAGAAGTAAAAACGTCAACGCTCTGTTCGACGATGATTCGGATGACGAAACTATGTTTTTCAAAAAAAGTAGTGACGTTAATGATGAACTACCAAGTCCTGATTATACTCAAGAAAGATTCAGTTTATTTCACGATGAACCCCCTTCTATAGAAGTGGATTTAACTGCGAAATCTTCGAGCACTCACAATGTtgaagaaattataaaaaattcacggactgatttaaatatagaaacaaATTTGGAATCATCTCAAAACTTTAAAGAAATAGAAACAACAAATGTCGactgcaatattaaaaatatagttcaGAATGATTTTGGTACAAATGCCGATGAATTTCCACAGAGTTTAGAAAGTTCAATAAGATCTACAAATGCCATGATCGccgataaaattattaaattacaaacagatgtaaataaaacaattgaaggtgaaataaaagaaaaaagtattGGGAAATTAAAGCCTgttcattttaatatcaatgtaaatacattattaccGGGTGTTGCACACAAAAAACCAAAGCTAGTTGAAGAACTTGATGGTTCTGCTTCATCAAAAGCCGAAAACAGTGAAttcgaaaaaaaatctattaattttaaagaaaaagattCAGCtattttagataataaattatctaaaGAACGAGCGAGAATTCCAGTGAAAAGAAGGCCTTCCACTAGGCGTGCCAGGAAGGAAGCTGCAAGAAAATCTGGTATAGATTTTGGGGACAGTATTGACTCTACAGACAATTCGAGCTCTATTGATGAACCAAACAAGGATAATAAAACCGAAGatactaataaaaatgttactgaagttgaaagtataaaaaaatataactctGATGCAAATACAGAAAGCAGTAAAAGTACAACCAAGGTAGTTTACATCTTAAACGATGAAGACATATTTTCAGATGACAATAAAAATGTGGAGCCTAATTCAAATAGTCAAGACTTAAAATCACAgaccaattataataattttggtaCTCCATCGACCATAGAGAAAGATAAGAATCAAAATGgtatagataaaaaatcacTTTTTGATCTAAGTGATAGTGAAACTGAACTTTTTGGCGCTAAAAAGTCTTATGTTACACCAAAGACGAAACTTTTTGATTCTGACAccgatgatgatgatgatttaTTTGGAAGTAAAAAAGAAACCACAGTAAAGGAACAAAAGCAAAACCTATTATTTAGTGATGAAAGTGATGGTGAACTATTTAGTACCTCAAAGCAAG GAAAGAAAGTCTCAAAGAAACCTTCCGAACCAGTTTTTGAAGATCCTCTTTCAATGTTGAACCAAGGTGACAGCTAA
- the LOC125055115 gene encoding WASH complex subunit 2 isoform X1 → MEKVDIDTLRSLSSKWSLGGDKRLLDLLQNIHHKVVTNCTETNTKLDELINKLDIASIDLQNVNNKFMALSNTQFIERRVYDDDVDIAPLVEPPKEPPKIIDPNEELEKLKKSLQIFESMHEVVQILDSDSSDDEEEERLVLKPKNVYADRPLPYIIGSDLWRTKWHAGLVVEDSDTDSAASKHEPQEEYSDSEPEVTDTQTDKHIEKDTWISSSPSAEASVSTSLTKPAKPADIAAELARRLGGDMIPPPPPMEAMPEPTTTKVYRPEQPTTATIFSNEPPPLDQVESDSEDDIFAELHRNRYTHNDRTQPVANVVDELFGNVESKQSNTKNTKALFDDDSESELFGDKPKIKEKSPEIAEESVKKPVGGISLFGSNKHSISIGAAILKRQQPKSSDEEIDNSESPKKSNVAILKPSENLTTNIPVVTKDTQEKVSSQNNNKDIIEHLFTKPKSKNTNNKTKQETKEKIPEKKVDLFTDDLFDDIDDIFTSKITKTPDTRVKEKLFDSDDDLFNEKIISKPKESQAKRSLVFSDSDDDLFKETDTKNIIKNSTAVDKEEMNKNGSNAIVQTPKLILEKEINKPKSNKNENNDLFNKNDLTKEVVNKKDTNKEFSSKLENNVRNEGASLISSDIPGESMLDSNKDTKNNEEEAKTSSKDKNNKFESILDAESDDDLFKNNTVSNRIKVSGLKTNIFDDDSEDELFGNVLPISNKQVPQTKNNLNINETIENRTNIIDSLEKVDSQASISNATSYTLVTDEVVKSTTESTNVSLLNDESDEELFGDKSKNPTIEDTNHSMLEDKALSEFTNGMKNEMSQHTTFQDRMLEPKERGSTTSEDKKSLQISYTDDTVNTDFRSPLVFNDDEMDELLTSNTKTSKNIIENTSDNKKQQDMYLNPSENLMESIINTNETNELLKSESEGVCKEILQPSLPVSSQSDGDILRNEYNKLGFHEEILKESKIVYDVEEDENTFTEPLDREIDKETSPFSDIFNDVPPEFEKPKEPKRSKNVNALFDDDSDDETMFFKKSSDVNDELPSPDYTQERFSLFHDEPPSIEVDLTAKSSSTHNVEEIIKNSRTDLNIETNLESSQNFKEIETTNVDCNIKNIVQNDFGTNADEFPQSLESSIRSTNAMIADKIIKLQTDVNKTIEGEIKEKSIGKLKPVHFNINVNTLLPGVAHKKPKLVEELDGSASSKAENSEFEKKSINFKEKDSAILDNKLSKERARIPVKRRPSTRRARKEAARKSGIDFGDSIDSTDNSSSIDEPNKDNKTEDTNKNVTEVESIKKYNSDANTESSKSTTKVVYILNDEDIFSDDNKNVEPNSNSQDLKSQTNYNNFGTPSTIEKDKNQNGIDKKSLFDLSDSETELFGAKKSYVTPKTKLFDSDTDDDDDLFGSKKETTVKEQKQNLLFSDESDGELFSTSKQGKKVSKKPSEPVFEDPLSMLNQGDS, encoded by the exons GAACCTCCTAAAATAATAGATCCAAATGAAGAATTAGAGAAATTAAAGAAGTCTTTACAGATTTTTGAATCAATGCACGAAGTAGTACAAATTTTAGACTCCGATTCTTCTGATGATGAAGAGGAAGAAAG ACTTGTTTTAAAACCGAAGAATGTATACGCAGATCGACCCCTACCATACATTATTGGATCTGATCTTTGGAGAACCAAATGGCATGCTG gtTTAGTGGTTGAAGACAGTGACACGGATAGTGCGGCTTCAAAACACGAGCCACAAGAGGAATACTCCGATTCAGAACCAGAGGTTACGGATACACAGACAGACAAACATATTGAAAAAGATACAtgg ATATCAAGCTCGCCCAGTGCAGAGGCTAGTGTCAGTACAAGTTTGACTAAACCAGCCAAGCCAGCAGATATAGCAGCTGAGTTAGCCAGAAGATTAGGCGGTGACATG ATACCACCACCTCCACCTATGGAAGCAATGCCGGAACCAACTACGACGAAAGTGTACCGGCCTGAACAACCTACTACAG caACAATTTTCTCCAATGAACCGCCTCCATTAGATCAAGTTGAGTCTGATAGTGAAGACGATATATTCGCAGAGTTACACCGAAATCGCTACACACATAATGATAGGACTCAGCCGGTTGCTAACGTTGTTGATGAATTGTTTGGCAACGTAGAATCGAAG CAATCAAAcactaaaaatacaaaagcaCTGTTCGATGACGACTCAGAATCTGAATTGTTTGGAGATAAAcctaaaattaaagaaaaatcacCTGAGATTGCAGAAGAAAGTGTCAag AAACCAGTTGGTGGTATTTCTCTATTTGGTTCGAATAAGCACTCAATCAGCATAGGAGCTGCTATATTAAAACGCCAACAACCAAAGTCATCTGATGAAGAAATTGATAATTCAGAAAGTCCAAAAAAATCAAACGTTGCGATACTTAAACCATCAGAAAATTTGACAACTAATATCCCTGTAGTAACTAAAGATACCCAAGAAAAAGTTAGCagtcaaaataataacaaagatATTATAGAACATCTGTTTACTAAACCTAAATCCAAAAATACtaacaataaaactaaacaggaaACAAAGGAAAAAATACCTGAGAAGAAAGTTGATCTATTTACTGATGATCTGTTTGACGATATAGATGATATATTTACAAGTAAAATCACAAAAACCCCAGATACAAGAGTAAAAGAGAAACTATTTGATAGTGACGATGATCTCTTCAATGAAAAGATTATATCAAAGCCAAAAGAATCACAGGCTAAGAGAAGCTTAGTATTTTCTGATTCAGatgatgatttatttaaagaaactgatactaaaaacattataaaaaatagtaccGCGGTCGATAAAGaggaaatgaataaaaatggatCGAACGCAATTGTTCAAACACCAAAGCTAATCTTAGAAAAAGAGATCAATAAAcccaaaagtaataaaaatgaaaacaatGATTTATTCAACAAAAATGATCTAACGAAAGaagttgttaataaaaaagacaCGAACAAGGAATTTAGTtctaaattagaaaataatgttAGAAACGAAGGCGCTTCACTTATTTCAAGCGATATTCCAGGCGAAAGTATGTTAGATAGTAATAaagatactaaaaataatgaagAAGAAGCAAAAACATCatcaaaagataaaaataataaatttgaaagtaTTTTAGATGCTGAAAGTGACGATgatctatttaaaaacaatactgtATCAAATAGAATTAAAGTTTCAGGTTTGAAAACGAATATTTTTGATGATGATAGTGAGGATGAATTATTTGGTAATGTGTTACCAATATCAAATAAACAAGTGCCACAGACCAAAAACAATCTTAACATAAATGAAACTATTGAAAATAgaacaaatattattgataGTTTAGAAAAAGTAGATAGCCAAGCTTCAATATCCAATGCGACTTCATATACACTTGTTACTGATGAAGTTGTTAAATCAACTACAGAATCAACGAAtgtaagtttattaaatgatgaAAGTGATGAAGAATTGTTTGGTGATAAAAGCAAAAATCCTACTATTGAAGATACAAATCACTCTATGCTTGAAGATAAAGCCCTGTCTGAATTTACCAATggaatgaaaaatgaaatgAGCCAACATACGACATTTCAAGATCGTATGTTGGAACCTAAGGAAAGAGGTTCAACTACAAGTGAGGACAAAAAAAGCTTGCAGATTAGTTATACGGATGATACGGTCAATACAGACTTTCGAAGTCCATTAGTATTTAATGATGATGAAATGGACGAGTTATTAACAAGTAACACAAAAACATCCAAGAACATTATTGAAAATACAtctgataataaaaaacaacaagATATGTATCTCAATCCGTCAGAAAATTTAATGGAatctattataaatactaatgAAACAAATGAGCTTTTAAAATCGGAATCTGAAGGTGTGTGTAAAGAGATTCTTCAACCGTCGCTTCCTGTTTCATCTCAAAGTGATGGTGATATTCTAAGAaacgaatataataaattaggaTTTCATGAAGAGATCTTAAAGGAATCTAAAATAGTCTATGATGTTGAAGAAGATGAAAACACTTTTACTGAGCCCCTAGATAGAGAAATTGATAAAGAAACAAGTCCATTTTCTGACATATTCAATGACGTACCACCAGAATTTGAAAAACCCAAAGAACCGAAAAGAAGTAAAAACGTCAACGCTCTGTTCGACGATGATTCGGATGACGAAACTATGTTTTTCAAAAAAAGTAGTGACGTTAATGATGAACTACCAAGTCCTGATTATACTCAAGAAAGATTCAGTTTATTTCACGATGAACCCCCTTCTATAGAAGTGGATTTAACTGCGAAATCTTCGAGCACTCACAATGTtgaagaaattataaaaaattcacggactgatttaaatatagaaacaaATTTGGAATCATCTCAAAACTTTAAAGAAATAGAAACAACAAATGTCGactgcaatattaaaaatatagttcaGAATGATTTTGGTACAAATGCCGATGAATTTCCACAGAGTTTAGAAAGTTCAATAAGATCTACAAATGCCATGATCGccgataaaattattaaattacaaacagatgtaaataaaacaattgaaggtgaaataaaagaaaaaagtattGGGAAATTAAAGCCTgttcattttaatatcaatgtaaatacattattaccGGGTGTTGCACACAAAAAACCAAAGCTAGTTGAAGAACTTGATGGTTCTGCTTCATCAAAAGCCGAAAACAGTGAAttcgaaaaaaaatctattaattttaaagaaaaagattCAGCtattttagataataaattatctaaaGAACGAGCGAGAATTCCAGTGAAAAGAAGGCCTTCCACTAGGCGTGCCAGGAAGGAAGCTGCAAGAAAATCTGGTATAGATTTTGGGGACAGTATTGACTCTACAGACAATTCGAGCTCTATTGATGAACCAAACAAGGATAATAAAACCGAAGatactaataaaaatgttactgaagttgaaagtataaaaaaatataactctGATGCAAATACAGAAAGCAGTAAAAGTACAACCAAGGTAGTTTACATCTTAAACGATGAAGACATATTTTCAGATGACAATAAAAATGTGGAGCCTAATTCAAATAGTCAAGACTTAAAATCACAgaccaattataataattttggtaCTCCATCGACCATAGAGAAAGATAAGAATCAAAATGgtatagataaaaaatcacTTTTTGATCTAAGTGATAGTGAAACTGAACTTTTTGGCGCTAAAAAGTCTTATGTTACACCAAAGACGAAACTTTTTGATTCTGACAccgatgatgatgatgatttaTTTGGAAGTAAAAAAGAAACCACAGTAAAGGAACAAAAGCAAAACCTATTATTTAGTGATGAAAGTGATGGTGAACTATTTAGTACCTCAAAGCAAG GAAAGAAAGTCTCAAAGAAACCTTCCGAACCAGTTTTTGAAGATCCTCTTTCAATGTTGAACCAAGGTGACAGCTAA